From a single Azospirillum fermentarium genomic region:
- a CDS encoding vWA domain-containing protein, with the protein MTTPSSPVGSARLAVNILHFARALRAAGLPAGPGTVLAAVEAVEAVGLDRREDFYWALHAVFVSRADQHPVFDQAFHVFWRNPDLLKRMMAMMLPRVRTEVEHAGPQLSRRVAEALKNRLDPEPEEPPKTEIEFDAALTVSAAEQLQRKDFDKMSVAELAQAKRMMARMALPLAEVPTRRFRPDPQGPRIDPHATLRRMLRTGGDVAGLARRRVRTRPPPLVVLCDISGSMARYSRMLLHFMHAVSNARTRVHSFVFGTRLTNITRHLRHRDVDVAVDCVAGAVADWSGGTRIGTALGTFNRRWARRVLGQGAVVLLITDGLDRDGGDGLAAAAERLQKSCRRLIWLNPLLRWDGFAPKSSGIRALLPHVDDFRPVHSLDSLASLADALSRPGPRRAAGMDGWTAMLTAGRDRDEHPQYQPL; encoded by the coding sequence ATGACCACACCCTCCTCCCCCGTGGGTTCGGCACGCTTGGCGGTGAACATCCTGCATTTCGCCCGCGCGCTGCGCGCCGCCGGCCTGCCCGCCGGGCCGGGCACCGTGCTGGCGGCGGTGGAGGCGGTGGAGGCGGTGGGGCTGGACCGGCGGGAGGATTTCTATTGGGCGCTGCACGCCGTGTTCGTCAGCCGCGCCGACCAGCACCCGGTGTTCGATCAGGCGTTCCATGTGTTCTGGCGCAACCCCGACCTGCTGAAGCGCATGATGGCGATGATGCTGCCACGGGTGCGCACGGAGGTGGAGCACGCCGGCCCCCAGCTCTCCCGCCGGGTGGCCGAGGCGCTGAAGAACCGCCTGGACCCCGAACCGGAAGAGCCGCCGAAGACCGAGATCGAATTCGACGCAGCCCTGACGGTGTCCGCCGCCGAGCAGCTTCAGCGCAAGGATTTCGACAAGATGTCGGTGGCGGAACTGGCGCAGGCCAAGCGGATGATGGCCCGCATGGCGCTGCCGCTGGCCGAGGTGCCGACCCGCCGCTTCCGCCCCGACCCGCAGGGGCCGCGCATCGACCCCCACGCCACGCTGCGGCGGATGCTGCGCACCGGCGGCGACGTGGCCGGTCTGGCCCGCCGCCGGGTGCGCACCCGCCCGCCGCCGCTGGTGGTGCTGTGCGACATCTCCGGGTCCATGGCCCGCTATTCGCGGATGCTGCTGCATTTCATGCACGCGGTGTCCAACGCCCGCACGCGGGTCCACAGCTTCGTGTTCGGCACCCGGCTGACCAACATCACCCGTCATCTGCGCCACCGCGACGTGGATGTGGCGGTGGATTGCGTGGCGGGGGCGGTGGCCGACTGGTCGGGCGGCACGCGCATCGGCACCGCACTCGGCACCTTCAACCGGCGCTGGGCGCGGCGGGTTCTGGGACAGGGGGCGGTGGTGCTTCTCATCACCGACGGGCTGGACCGCGACGGCGGCGACGGGCTGGCGGCGGCGGCGGAACGGCTGCAGAAATCCTGCCGCCGGCTGATTTGGCTGAATCCCCTGTTGCGTTGGGACGGGTTTGCCCCGAAATCATCGGGTATCCGGGCGCTGTTGCCCCATGTGGACGATTTCCGCCCGGTGCATTCGCTGGACAGCCTGGCGTCGCTGGCCGATGCCCTGTCCCGCCCCGGCCCCCGCCGGGCCGCGGGGATGGACGGCTGGACCGCGATGCTGACGGCAGGAAGGGACCGAGATGAGCACCCCCAATACCAACCCCTCTGA
- a CDS encoding AAA family ATPase has product MPHPLPHSVDETQALLQRGDYVAGRDLSTALFLALKLRRPLFLEGEAGVGKTEIAKVLSRTLGRRLVRLQCYEGLDVAAAVYEWNYARQMMEIRLAEAAGDRDRTALAAGLFSERFLIKRPLLQALEPDDNGPPVLLIDELDRTDEPFEAYLLEILSDFQVTIPEFGTIRADEPPLVILTSNRTREIHDALKRRCFYHWVDYPDAERERAILRLKAPQADERLAAQVVGFVQRLRTMDLYKLPGVAETLDWAQALVELNQLELDATTINDTLGTLLKYQDDIARIQGSEAARLLAQVKTELAATTAR; this is encoded by the coding sequence ATGCCCCACCCGCTCCCCCATTCGGTGGATGAGACGCAGGCGCTGCTGCAGCGCGGTGATTACGTGGCCGGGCGGGATCTTTCCACCGCCCTGTTCCTGGCGCTGAAGCTGAGACGCCCCCTGTTCCTGGAGGGCGAGGCCGGGGTGGGCAAGACCGAGATCGCCAAGGTTCTCTCCCGCACGCTGGGCCGCCGGCTGGTGCGGCTGCAATGCTACGAGGGGCTGGACGTGGCGGCGGCGGTCTATGAATGGAACTACGCCCGCCAGATGATGGAGATCCGGCTGGCGGAGGCCGCCGGGGACCGCGACCGCACCGCCCTGGCCGCCGGCCTGTTCTCCGAACGCTTCCTCATCAAGCGCCCGCTGCTCCAGGCGCTGGAGCCGGACGACAACGGCCCCCCCGTCCTGCTGATCGACGAGCTTGACCGCACCGACGAGCCGTTCGAGGCGTATCTGCTGGAAATCCTGTCGGATTTCCAGGTGACCATCCCCGAATTCGGCACCATCCGCGCCGACGAGCCGCCGCTGGTGATCCTGACCTCCAACCGCACGCGGGAGATCCACGACGCGCTGAAGCGGCGCTGTTTCTACCACTGGGTCGATTACCCCGACGCGGAGCGCGAGCGGGCCATCCTGCGGCTGAAGGCCCCCCAGGCCGACGAGCGGCTGGCGGCCCAGGTGGTGGGCTTCGTCCAGCGGCTGCGGACCATGGACCTCTACAAGCTGCCCGGCGTGGCGGAAACGCTGGACTGGGCGCAGGCGCTGGTGGAGCTGAACCAGTTGGAGCTGGACGCCACCACCATCAACGACACGCTGGGCACCCTGCTGAAGTATCAGGACGACATCGCCCGCATCCAGGGCAGCGAGGCGGCCCGGCTGCTGGCCCAGGTCAAGACCGAACTGGCCGCCACCACGGCGCGGTGA
- a CDS encoding FAD binding domain-containing protein, whose product MYNFTYHRPATLADAVSLLGSMEDGKALSGGQTLLPTLKQRLASPADLVDLSRVPDLKGVREEAGGLTVGAFTHHADVAGSDLVARVIPALAHLAGGIGDRQVRHRGTLGGSIANADPAADYPAAVLGLNATVRTDRREIAGDDFFTGMFETALAPGELVTAVHFPKPDAAGYAKFANPASRYAMVGVFIARFGGTVRVAVTGAGPSVFRVPAMEAALAASFTPDAVAGITVPADGLNSDMHASAEYRAHLVTVMAKRAMMQAVG is encoded by the coding sequence ATGTACAACTTCACCTATCACCGCCCCGCCACCCTGGCCGACGCGGTGTCGCTTCTGGGATCCATGGAGGACGGCAAGGCGCTGTCGGGCGGGCAGACCCTGTTGCCCACCCTGAAGCAGCGCCTTGCCAGCCCCGCCGATCTGGTGGACCTGTCGCGGGTGCCGGACCTGAAGGGCGTGCGGGAGGAGGCGGGCGGCCTGACCGTCGGCGCCTTCACCCACCACGCCGACGTGGCCGGATCGGATCTGGTGGCGCGGGTGATCCCGGCGCTGGCCCATCTGGCCGGAGGGATCGGCGACCGGCAGGTGCGCCACCGCGGCACGCTGGGCGGGTCCATCGCCAACGCCGACCCGGCGGCGGACTATCCCGCCGCCGTGCTGGGGTTGAACGCCACCGTGCGCACCGACCGGCGGGAAATCGCGGGCGATGATTTCTTCACCGGCATGTTCGAAACGGCGCTGGCGCCGGGGGAACTGGTGACGGCGGTGCATTTCCCCAAACCGGACGCCGCCGGCTACGCCAAATTCGCCAACCCGGCCAGCCGCTACGCCATGGTAGGGGTGTTCATCGCCCGCTTCGGCGGCACCGTCCGGGTGGCGGTGACCGGCGCCGGCCCGTCGGTGTTCCGCGTGCCGGCGATGGAGGCGGCGCTGGCCGCGTCCTTCACCCCGGATGCGGTGGCGGGAATCACGGTGCCGGCGGACGGGCTGAACAGCGACATGCACGCCAGCGCCGAATACCGCGCCCATCTGGTGACCGTCATGGCGAAACGCGCCATGATGCAGGCGGTGGGGTGA